Genomic window (Salvelinus namaycush isolate Seneca chromosome 10, SaNama_1.0, whole genome shotgun sequence):
caggATAGATTCTATGAATGAGTTTGTATGATACTTTTTTCACCTTATTAGATATACAATATTTACCAGATAACAACAAAACTTTgttccagttcacttgtcctagggctgcattccagtacATTTTAGCAGAGGGAATAGTAACATATTGACATAGTTTCCTTATATACATGTTATTACATTTATAGTTTAAAATGTAAATTCCTTCTAAATGTATTGAGGCTACAAAGTCCTCAACAGTTGCACTTGGAGtattgttatattctcctaaaaGAAGAATAGCACCTTTAGGGACAGCTCTAACAACAATTTGATACTTCTCAGGAGTGAATGTAACATTTTGTTCTCATGAAGTCTTGATAATCATATAGTTGGCCATCATTATTCAATAATTGTTTAACCCAGATAATGTTCTTGTCAAACCAATTCTGGAACATAATAGTATGTTTGTTAGTGTTCCAACAGAGCATACAGCATACACATCCTATGGATTTTAGGAAAATGTCACCACTGAAATCTTTCCAGGAAGCATCCTTTACAATCTGATAGGTATTTCTGTAGACTTTCCGGTTTATATGTGACCAATGAATGGGGTTCCTTACTGTCTTGATAAGCTGATTAATTATTGACTTGCTTCATGCTAGCCTCAAAGTTCACACggttttctatgtttttgtcAAAATGACTTCAACACCTAGTCTTGCGACAACGACTTCTGTGCCTGAATTACAGGAAAAGTTTGCTTTGGAAGCTCTTGATATTGTTGTGGTCGTGGTATACTTCGTCCTTGTTCTTGTTGTGGGAATATGGGTAAGTAATAAACACTCCTATTACCTGGTGGATGCTTTCATTGTATGAAGAGGGCAGACTGGTACAATGACCTAACACTGAAGTAATACTGTGGAGATTAATTCATCAGAATTCTTCCTCTCACAAAATTTGTTGTTCAAATAAATGAAATATTGACTAAATAAGAAGTATAAAGCAATGTCATTGAGAAGGCTTTGCTGTAACTAATATCTACCGACAGTATAGTTTGATGTATGATGTAAATTAACTCTTTATTGCAGTCTTCTGTCAGGGCAAACCGTGGGACAGTGGGTGGATACTTCTTGGCTGGAAGATCCATGACATGGTGGCCTGTAAGTAGCCTGAGATTTTGATGGTATTGAACTCAATGCATTGAACTCAAATAAACTCTATGCATTGAACTGAACATTAGTGATGAAATTAGTATGTCAACTAGATAAAAAGTTAATCATGATCCAGACTATTAAGTATTATCATCTATTTTAAATTaggaacattttttttttataacagtAAATAATTGGATGAAAATAGTTGATACTGATAATAGCTATCTATATCCAAAGATAAGAATTGACTAAATGAAGTAAATTGTGTTCTGCTGTCTCAGATTGGGGCCTCTCTGATGTCCAGTAATGTTGGCAGTGGTTTGTTAATTGGACTAGCTGGCAGTGGAGCAGCAGGAGGCATCGCTGTTGGAGGTTTTGAATGGAATGTAAGTAATATGTTAAGTGCATTGTGAAAAAACACCAAGATGATAAACAATGGAGAGGAAATCAAGTTATTACAGTTTGTCAATATTTCCATCAGGAGGTGGACGCCCTTTATTTTGAAGACCTATCCACAGTATTTCAGCTAAGAATAAGCTTTCATGTTTCACAGGCAGCTTGGGTCCTCATTGCTCTTGGTTGGATCTTTGTGCCTGTTTACATCTCCGCTGGTGTGGTAACCATGCCAGAGTACCTGAAGAAGCGGTTTGGGGGCCAGCGCATCAGAATCTACATGAGTgttctctccctcatcctctaTATTTTCACCAAGATATCAGTAAGATGCTcatattaaaaaaaatctataattTTTCATAAGGCAGTTCAGGGTGCTAGTTGAATATTCTTGTTACCTCtgctgacagacagacatcttCTCTGGCGCTCTGTTCATTCAAGTGTCCCTGGGCTGGGACCTCTATCTCTCCACAGTGGTGCTTCTTCTAGTAACTGCCCTCTACACTATAGCTGGTAACTTTTTTAACATAATCTACCAGTAATTTATTAATTCATTACATGGCATTGTTTGTTATTGATTACCATTGACTGTTATTGATTCCAGGGGGGCTGACAGCAGTTATCTATACAGATGCTTTACAGACGGTCATCATGGTAATAGGCGCATTCGTACTCATGTTCATAGGTACTGTTTTTATGTTTTCTATAGTATAAGTTCAAcggtatacagtatatacctcTAAATATGAATTTGTCTAAAACTACTTTAGTATCATAGTATATAATTATTTTATTAATTCATAATTGGAAGATTTATTGTATTCATTTTCAAACTGACCCTTGAACTTTATCTTTAGCGTTTGACAAAGTGGGTTGGTATGAGGGTCTGCTGGAGCAGTACAAGGAGGCCATCCCCACATTGACTGTGCCCAACACCACATGCCATCTCCCCCGGTCCGATGCCTTCCACATCTTCAGAGACCCAGTGACGGGGGATCTGCCCTGGCCTGGTCTGCTGTTTGGCCTCACAGTGATAGCCACCTGGGTGTGGTGCGCTGACCAGGTATGAGATGGAACTTTTGTAGTTGACTTGCGTTTTGCATTACAGTCAAGTCTAAGGTGTTATTTTGACGTGTTATTTAGGTATGTTACAGTAGACCATTACGAAGAATCCCACATTTTTGGTGAGGCAGGAGATTTCCTCACGTAAGTGACCTTGTCCAAACCTGCTCCAGGTGATAGTGCAGAGGTCTCTCTCAGCCAAGAACCTGTCCCATGCCAAAGGAGGCTCTCTGCTGGGAGGTTACCTGAAGGTCCTGCCCATGTTCTTTATCGTGATGCCTGGAATGATCAGCAGAGCACTTTACCCAAGTGAGTTCTCACTTTGTCTATACTAAATCCAATATACAGCAATGGTATTGCCCTTGTTCAGAAGTTGTATAGTATGTTAATGTACTGTGTATTACTATATTGTCTCTTTATGTCTGCAGATGAGGTAGGATGTGTTGACCCCATTGCGTGCCAAAGAATCTGTGGAGCCACCGTGGGCTGCTCCAATATTGCCTACCCCAAACTAGTGGTAGAACTTATGCCTGTTGGTAAGACATCCGCACACACGCGTGAACACACTAAAAACACACTTACTATTGATCCTATTTTTGAAAAGGTTCAAATGTGTCAtcactgtatgtgtgtctatgtaaTTTTCTGAGGATGTTTGTATTTTAAATCTGACTCGCCCAATTTCACTCTTCAATCTGTTATCTCTGCGTCTGTCCTCTCCAGGCATGCGGGGGTTGATGATTGCAGTAATGATGGCTGCCCTCATGTCCTCTCTGACCTCCATCTTCAACAGCAGCAGCACCCTGTTCACCATGGACATCTGGCAGAGGGTCCGGCCACAGGCCTCCGAGCCAGAACTTATGGTAGTGGGCAGGTAGGTAAACACCATTAAAGAAATGTACAGCAATGTCTTCTAAACATGAGTCAAAGCCGGTTGTTTGACAATAGCTGTGTCTAAAAATGTCCAACTTCCTCAGGTTCTGCTTTTGTTTACTCCAGGCACTGTTGTATTTTGTGCTACAATTCCTTTGAGTCCCCTGTGAATAATAAGCTTAGTTTAAAATCGCATAACTAAACCTCAGAAGACATTATACAAACTTTATACAGCTTAATTATTAGTTAATaattaattattaattattataaGTGTCAAGAATTTTCATTTTTACCCAAATAACAAGTGATATAATTTTTTTCTCAAACAATAATACAAAATGGATGGAGCAAGCATTATTTGTTTTGTGGGAATTCCCTGTTGCAAACATTGCCTTGTTTTGAATGCAAGACTTAAGGTATATATCCCATTAAGATGTCTGTTTTATGGAGGCAATTTGAGTTTCCCTGCCCCATAATCCAAACCCATGACCTTTGGTCCAAAGTCCAAAGCTGTATATACTCAATACGGTTACATTTACATACTAGAAAGCTTGATCAGGATTTTTCTAAATAAAACTATTTTAGTAAGGCAACGATTCCTAACAAAAGTAACCTATGTACGATTCATTATACAATACTTTAAACTGAAAGAACCCTcacctcctgtctgtggtcatcacctGCAGGGTGTTCATCTTAGTAATGGTGGTGCTCAGCATCCTGTGGATCCCCATCATCCAGTCAGCCAACAGTGGACAGCTGTTTGACTACATCCAGGCCATCACCAGCTACCTGGCTCCTCCCATCACTGCTGTCTTCATCATGGCCATCTTCTGGAGGCGTGTCAATGAGCAGGTCAGATCAAGGGTTTTATGCCATTATTTGTTTGTATGTCATAAAGCACATTGTTGAGATTTGATATTAAACACtgtccctttgtgtgtgtgttcaatgtgGATGACCGTTAACACAGGGAGCCTTCTGGGGTCTGATCGTGGGCCTTGCTGTTGGCTTGGTGCAGATGGTGCTGGTGTTTGTGTATGGCACCCCATCTTGTGGAGAGATGGACATACGGCCAGCCTTCATCAGGGATGTCCACTACCTGTACTTTGCTCTTATCCTCCTGGCTCTCACTAGCCTGGTCATCACTGCTGTCAGCCTCTGCACTCCGGCCATTCCAGAGCACCATGTAAGAGTGCCACATGTGCTAATCATAAACATTAAACTGACTTGCAAAATATATGCTGTCACTTATGAGATTCATTTCAGTTAAAAGAAAAGAACATGTACACATTTTGATACATGTTATAACCTATTCATTCTTCCCCTCTTCAATCCCCCTGCAGCTCCATCGCCTGACATGGTGGACAAGACACAGCAAGGAGCCGCGCATTGACTTCAATGATCCATGGACCACAAAGCCCAGGACACCACCCAGAACTCCTGACCCCAGAGTTGGGGAGGTGGCTGCTGTGGAGGCCGGGCCGGTGGCTGCTGTGGAGGCCGGGCCGGTGGCTGCTGTGGAGGCCGGGCCGTGCTGGAAGCGTACTGGAATGTGGCTGTGTGGGCTGTCTGGGCCTGAGAAGAAAAAGTTAACCCTGGAGGAGAAACATGCCTTGGAGTTAAAACTGACCAGCATTGAGGAAGAACCAATCTGGCGGAATGTGTGCAATGCTAACGCCCTCATACTACTCTCTATCAATATCTTTATGTGGGGCTACTTTGCCTGAGTTATTAATATAACTCTCCTTTTGATTATAGATATTCTTGAATCACATATTGTTTATTGAATTACTGATCACACACAAAATGCTAATTGGTTTACAATTAGAATGTCAAACAATAATGGTAATGTTGTTTTTAGTTGTTGGGATTTAGACTTTTTATTGCCAAAACTGTCATTTGTATGTGTACTCTTTGATCAGGGTCAGTagttaggtttccatccaattggcgacagattttcatgcgaatattctaaaatccgcataaaaacaatatgcacattttcctacCATAGATGCGTTTCCATCAAatggacttgttgcagataaaaggctgtgcgtgatgacgtattGGACATAAAATaccttttgcggttaaattccccatgtactgaataaaaaatacacgttaaatgggtttccatcgcattttcaactctactgttggttttctcacaaaaaaatATTGCATTAAATAGCGAGTGTGCAcactggtattggcacgtgcgtCTAGCCAACAGCGCTATCTGTGTACAAAACatcacaaccgcaaggctctctagAAGGTGGTgatgtctgcacaacgcatcaccgggggcaaactacctgccctccatagatccacagacgatgcaatcgccaccacactgcccactgccctgtcccatctgaACAAGAAGCATGCATACCTAtaactcagcattcaacaccatagtaccctccaagctcatcattaagctcgaggccctgggtcataaccccaccctgtgcaactggatcctggacttcctgacgggtcgcccccagatggtgaaggtaggaaacaacgcctcttcgctgatcctcaacactggggccccacacgggtgtgtgctcagccccctcctgtactccctatttacccatgactgcatggccaagcacggatccaactcaatcatcaagtttgcagacgacacaacagtagtaggcttgattaccaacaatgatgagacaaccatacagggaggaggtgagggctctgggagagtggtgccaggaaaataacttctcactcaatgtcaacaaaactaaggaaatgatcgtggacttcaggaaacatcagagggagcacccccctatccacattgatgggaccgcagtggagaagggggaaagcttcaagttcctcggtgtacataacactgacaaactgaaatggtccacccacacagacagtgtggtgaagaaggcacaacagcgcttcttcaacctcaggaggctaaagaaacacctaaaaccctcacaaaattttacagatgcacaatcgagagcatcctgtcaggctgtatcaccacctggtacagcaactgcaccacccacaaccgcaaagctctccagagggtggtgcggtctgcccaacacatcactaGGGGAAAACTTCCCgccctcctggacacctacagcacctgatgcgacatgaaggccaaaaagatcatcaaggacatcaaccacccgagccactgaggtctgtacaggtgcatcaaacctGGGAccaagagattgaaaaacagcttctatctcatggccatcagactgctaaacaaacagccatcactagcatatGAGAGGTGGCTACcgatagacatagattaggaatcactggccacttttcgaaatggatcactagccactttaatgtttccgtatctagcattactcatctcacatgtATAAACTGCACCccacactattctacggtatcttagtcacttttaaattgtttttacatattgcattacccatctcatatgtacagttgaagtcgggagtttgcatacaccttagccaaatacatttaaatgcagtttttcacaattcctgacatttaatccaagtaaaaattccctgttttaggtcagttaggatcaccactttattttaagaatgtgaaatgtcagaataatagagagaattatttatttcagcttttatttctttcatcacattcccagtgggtcagaagtttacatacactcaattagtgtttggtagcattgcctttaaattgtttaacttgggtcaaacgttttgggtagccttccacaagcttcccacaataaggggtgaattttggcccattcctcctgacagagctggtgtaactgagtcaggtttgtagacctccttgctcgcacatgctttttcagttctgcccacaaattttctataggattgaggtcagggctttgtgatggacactccaataccttgactttgttgtccttaagccattttgccacaactgtggaagtatgcttggggtcattgttcatttggaagacccatttgcgaccaagctttaacttcctgactgaagtcttgagatgttgcttccatatatccacataattttcctgcctcatgatgccatctattttgtgaagtgccccagtccctcctgcagcaaagcacccacacaacatgatgctgccacccccgtgcttcacggttggaatggtgatcttcggcttgcaagcctccccctttttcctccaaacacaacgatggtcattatggccaaacagttctatttttgtttcatcagaccagaggacatttctccaaaaagtatgatctttgtcaccatgtgcagttgcaaaccgtagtctggcttttttatgatggttttggagcagttgcttcttccttgctgagcggcctttcaggttatgtcgatataggactcgttttactgttgatatagatacttttgtacctgtttcctccagcatcttcacaagatcctttgctgttgttctgggattgatttgatcttttcacaccaaagtacgttcatctctaggagacagaacgcgtatccttcctgagcggtatgacggctgcgtggtcccatgatgtttatacttgcgtactgctgtttgtacagatgaacgtggtaccatcaggcgtttggaaattgctcccaaggattaaccagacttgtggaggtctacaattttttttctgaggtcttggctgatttcttttgatttccttataatgtcaagcaaagagccactgagtttgaaggtaggccttgaaatatatccacaggtacacctccaattgactcaaatgatgtcaattagcccaacagaagcttctaaagccatgacataattttctggaattttccaagctgtttaaaggttcagtcaatttagtgtatgtgaacttctgacccactggaattgtgatatagtgaattataagtgaaataatctgtctgtaaacaattgttggaaaaattacttgtgtcatgcacaaagtagatgtcctaaccgacttgccaaaactatagtttgttaacaataaatttgtggagtggttgaaaaacgagttttaatgactccaacctaagtgttaatgtaaacttccgacttcaactgtacatgtttatTGGGTATATGTTAGATACtacttgttaaatattactgcactgtcagagctagaagggcaagcatttcgctacacatctgctaaacacatgtatgttaccaatacatttgtttttatttgaagtaaaggttgtaaaaaaaaatatataaaaatagtAAAGTGAAGATACCCCAAAatacaacttaagtagtactttaaagtagttttacttaagtacactgtacaaaaatataaactcaacatgtaaagtgctcgtcccatgtttcatgagctgaaataaaagataccagaaatgttccatacgcacaaaaagcttctctcaaattttgtgcacaaatttgtttacatccatgttagtgaggatttctcctttgccaagataatctatccacctgacaggtgtcggacatcaagaagctgattaaacagcatgatcattacacgggCACCTTGTGccgaggacaataaaaggccactaaaaagtgcagttttgtcacacaacacaatgccacagatgtctcaagttttgagggagtgtgcaaatggcatgTTGACTCtgggaatgtccaccagagctgttgccagataattttatgttaatttctctaccatatggTATAGtttttggcagtacgtccaaccggcctcacaaccgcagaccacgtataTGGCGTCGTGtgtgcgagcggtttgctgatgcataattaattttaccgaaACAAGAAGATCCCACATAGTttggcatattattattatttttttaacattttgaacgtttacataaaaatgttatttttccaTCAGACCTGTCACATTTTTTACCCGACATGTTTGTTACTaagcataaaaaggttggatggaaacctggttactggGGGTGATATTCATGTTGAATTAAAAAGGAAATCTCTCTTGAAACAAGCTGAGTCATGATTAATGTACATTACAATTGTCAGTACAGTACTGAACTGTAACAACATATTGGTCAAAAGGGTGCTAAATTCCACAGAAATCCATGCCAGATTTTGCACACAACGCACAGTTACAAGGTGGGCGTGCTCATAGCTCTTGTTTCCACCAGCAAAATAAACTACCGGTACATATGCAATTCAGTAATTCACAGAGGTACTGTTTTTGAAACGCGGTGAGTCCTGTCGCTAGCTGCAGAATCAAATAACAGGATAAGTTGCTGGATAGCTTAAAAGGGCGTTTTACTACGATATATTTACTGACAACCAAGGACACCACATGGAAACTCACACCACCAGTGCTAAGGTGCTTCTCAACCATGCTACGACATTGAATCTGCACACGGGAAATTTAGTAAACCGTAGCCGTCTCAAGAAAAAATGTCCGTCTTCACCTAGTGAAGAGGTAAGACTGACCATTGACTCTGTCATAACTGGCTAGCTAATGTAAGACGTTTGAAAAGAGTGCATCACGGCTGGTCAGCTAACTGGCTAGATAATGTTGTTGCTAACTAGCTTGAAAAACCATGGCCTCGACGTAAATTAGCGCGTTAGGTAGCTCAACAACCATGCGTTGTCTTTCCTAAATCCATCCCCATTACGTCATTAGAAAACATCAGTTCGCGTTATGTAGTCTGACGTGTATGGCTGTATTGCAAGCCCTGTCAGGGTCATGATTCACCTGATAATCAGATTCAAAGATGCATGAGGACATTTTAAATTAAGAAAGCCAGGACTTGTCTTGTGTAGATTATAGAAGGCCAGCTTTAATTCGGCATGGAGAACAATCATAAAACGATTTCCTTGAAGCTGTGCCCAATTTGACTCGTAAGTGTAGCGAAGAATCTCCATTTAGCGTTTACTAGTGTTGATGTTGTATAGTAAGCCATAGCTCAGGACCAGAACTTAATAATGCGCACATTTTCATACTGTCCAAGACACTAATTGCCAGCAGAGTACAAAATAATCCTATACTTTCCATGTCTGGCAATCTTTCACAGCATCATTGAGTGATCTGTAGGCATCATTGAAAGCCCTACCTAGTTACGAGGTGTTGTTTATAGCAAACATGTTAACACTTCCATTCATTTACAGTCCACTcttaatacatattttttttaccatTACAGATTCAAGACTGTGTTCGAGCTACACTTAGTGAGTGGTTTGCCACGATACCACCACCAACTTCACCAACGGTTAGGCAGTTTCctcttatttatttgtttatttattgatCTCTAGTTGCTATAAATCAATGGGCTGAAGCATGGGTTGCCTATCTGCATTTAATCTATTGGACTAATAATTAGCTAGATCCCAAATGTGATCTTTTAATCTTTTAACTAGTTAGCatccatgatttatttaaacttgCATAAACACTTGGGGTCACCTAGGGTAACAGAAACCACTTCATGTCaccattaaccccccccccccccccccccccccccaacactttCCCTGGTTGCCACTACTCTTGTTCAACTAAGCATGTAATCTGTCACCACAATTTAAGTCACTCCCCAACAAATATTTAGAGGTTATTGCGTTTTACCCCAAGTTACCCTACAATTGACCCATGTTACATTTAGTCCCACTCTCCCAATGCACTCACTGCAAACTCAGGGTTTAAAATGGTGCAGTTCACAGATAtttaggagttgagaaataaagtaGGAATGGAAAGCTGGGATCCCTCTCTTTTTAATAAAGGCCATTTAAACTGTTTTCTCTGCGATTGCCAGAATTGTTGTGCATTGACTGCTTGTCGGAATGCATGTTTTCCTCCCTATGTCACTCATAACTTGAACACACAACAGGCTGACCAGGGAAATAGATAAATCAGACAACCCATAGTATAATAGTTTATCTATTCATTAGATGTTTTGTTTGCAGAGGAAAACTACATCTGGACCGCTCTAGCATATTCAAAGTGCTCCTCGGCAGAAATATTGTTCATGTTACATATTTTTTTGACCTGGTGACAACGATTTTACCGTGGCGCAGCGCCACAGCTAAATGACTGCAGCGGAAAACTGGAAAGACATCACACTCCATCCACCCACTCAATACCAcatgcagtgcattcgggaactattcagactagaggtcgaccgattatgatttttcaataccgattattggaggacaaaaaaagccgataccgattaatcggccgattttattagattttttatatatatatatcatacacatttttgtaataatgacaattgcaacaatactgaatgaacaatgaacacttattctaacttaatataatacataaatacacacacacacagctctgaagtgacaatgatactgaagagtctgcttaggagacaaatactctcaactgtttgaataaaaatagagtttaagttacctgtgatgaatgttgaaaacaaaaactttaatttctatatgcaggaaatcctattttaataatgggcatggtaagaattgacaacccaaagtgcgagtcataattcccatgacaccttctagcaaaatctgaaaagcggttccttcatttatcccataggatatttttagattcacttaaaataaggtctgtgtttcgtgtaggcttacaccaccgtgccaattttataactgtgtagatatccttaggacaaggtaactctgatcaatattggctaaatataagcaaagataaaaaaaattgtagagtggatttatgaaaatatgttgacaaacgttaccttatcctagtgagatttacacgggtatcaaaaccacgaggcggtttaagcctgcacgaaacacagaccttatttgaagtagatcaagacattctctatggaagacatgaacggtaaaataacgaaggaacccctttcaagttcagccgcaagttattacaggaattataacgcgtcgactatttctctctaaaccatatacctttgactaatccggaaactatcacctcgaaaacaaaacgtttattccgttacgtattttatctaacgggtggcatccatgagtctaaatattcctgttacattgcacaaccttcaatgttgtcataattatgtaaaattctggcaaattagttcgcaaagagccaggcggcccaaactgttgcatataccctgactctgcgtgcaatgaacgcaagagaaatgacacaatttcacctggttaatattgcctgctaacctggatttcttttagctaaatatgcaggtttaaaaatatatacttgtgtattgattttaagaaaggcattgatgtttatagttaagtacacattggagcaatgacagtcattgattgattgttttttataagataagtttaatgctagctagcaacttaccttagcttactgcattcgctaacaggcaggctctttgtggagtgcaatgtaatccggtgttagagcattggactagttaactgtaaggttgcaacgTTGGATCCTCCGAGCTGACAATgttcaaaatctgtcgttctgcccctgaacgaggaagaacgttcctaggccgtcattgaaaataagaatgtgttcttaactgacttgcctagttaaataaagattacataaaggtgtaaaaaataataataatttaaaaaatcggcaaatcggcgccccaaaataccgatttccgattgttatgaaaacttgaaatcggccattccgat
Coding sequences:
- the slc5a9 gene encoding sodium/glucose cotransporter 4 — translated: MTSTPSLATTTSVPELQEKFALEALDIVVVVVYFVLVLVVGIWSSVRANRGTVGGYFLAGRSMTWWPIGASLMSSNVGSGLLIGLAGSGAAGGIAVGGFEWNAAWVLIALGWIFVPVYISAGVVTMPEYLKKRFGGQRIRIYMSVLSLILYIFTKISTDIFSGALFIQVSLGWDLYLSTVVLLLVTALYTIAGGLTAVIYTDALQTVIMVIGAFVLMFIAFDKVGWYEGLLEQYKEAIPTLTVPNTTCHLPRSDAFHIFRDPVTGDLPWPGLLFGLTVIATWVWCADQVIVQRSLSAKNLSHAKGGSLLGGYLKVLPMFFIVMPGMISRALYPNEVGCVDPIACQRICGATVGCSNIAYPKLVVELMPVGMRGLMIAVMMAALMSSLTSIFNSSSTLFTMDIWQRVRPQASEPELMVVGRVFILVMVVLSILWIPIIQSANSGQLFDYIQAITSYLAPPITAVFIMAIFWRRVNEQGAFWGLIVGLAVGLVQMVLVFVYGTPSCGEMDIRPAFIRDVHYLYFALILLALTSLVITAVSLCTPAIPEHHLHRLTWWTRHSKEPRIDFNDPWTTKPRTPPRTPDPRVGEVAAVEAGPVAAVEAGPVAAVEAGPCWKRTGMWLCGLSGPEKKKLTLEEKHALELKLTSIEEEPIWRNVCNANALILLSINIFMWGYFA